Proteins encoded by one window of Cyanobium sp. NS01:
- a CDS encoding ATP-dependent RecD-like DNA helicase — protein sequence MSQPPAPAEPPVPGTVFTAGQQAACTAFAAWLAEPAEGRPFVLSGYAGTGKTFLSMAFLQLVEAQQLCWTVVAPTHKAVGVLRHHLGRAALQPTWYPSTIHRLLRLRLKRQGDRERCEETEQTAAALEHLGLVLVDEASMVDSTLLEISLRCAHPFGTRLVFVGDPAQLPPVGEPCSPVFSLGRAASAELTEVVRHQGPVLQLAQGIREQRLPARQPPALPPVRTAVGEVALLPRQQWLEAAQDALRRSAATDNPDLARILCYTNRSLEQLVPIARRALHGAMADQLPVLPGEVLITRSAVMAPACREGDEAAEEPDMVLGSNRELLVRDVTPERCDLGEFGLSSADLGGGLAVPVVDTLMAAVDSGDSQFNLRLLPPLGTAGRAAIEQVLATLRQQARSADKQAGRALWRRFFLLRDAFAALGPAAVLTVHRSQGSTFSEVFVDGDVFWPGDPLLRRQLLYVAVSRASQRVALVAGGGGGGGGGRGGGDARLWQQWLSSS from the coding sequence TTGAGCCAGCCTCCCGCCCCGGCTGAGCCGCCGGTCCCTGGCACCGTGTTCACGGCGGGGCAACAGGCGGCCTGCACGGCCTTCGCCGCCTGGCTGGCCGAGCCGGCAGAGGGCCGGCCCTTTGTGCTCAGCGGCTACGCCGGCACTGGCAAGACCTTCCTCTCGATGGCGTTCCTGCAACTGGTGGAGGCCCAGCAGCTCTGCTGGACCGTGGTGGCCCCCACCCACAAGGCGGTGGGCGTGCTGCGCCACCACCTGGGCCGGGCCGCCCTCCAGCCCACCTGGTACCCCTCCACCATCCACCGCCTGCTGCGCCTGCGCCTGAAGCGGCAGGGCGACCGGGAGCGCTGCGAGGAAACCGAGCAGACCGCCGCGGCCCTCGAGCACCTGGGCCTGGTGCTGGTGGATGAGGCCTCGATGGTGGACAGCACCCTGCTGGAGATCAGCCTGCGCTGCGCCCATCCCTTCGGCACCCGCCTGGTGTTCGTGGGCGATCCGGCCCAGTTGCCGCCGGTGGGGGAGCCCTGCAGCCCCGTGTTCAGCCTGGGGCGGGCCGCTTCGGCGGAGCTCACCGAGGTGGTGCGCCATCAGGGGCCGGTGCTGCAGCTGGCGCAGGGCATCCGGGAGCAGCGGCTGCCCGCGCGCCAGCCCCCCGCCCTGCCGCCCGTGCGCACGGCGGTGGGGGAGGTGGCGCTGCTGCCCCGCCAGCAGTGGCTGGAGGCGGCCCAGGACGCCCTGCGCCGCAGCGCCGCCACCGACAACCCCGATCTGGCCCGCATCCTCTGTTACACGAATCGCTCCCTGGAGCAGCTGGTGCCGATCGCCCGCCGCGCCCTGCATGGCGCCATGGCCGACCAGCTGCCGGTGCTGCCCGGCGAGGTGCTGATCACCCGCAGCGCCGTGATGGCGCCGGCCTGCCGCGAGGGCGATGAGGCCGCCGAGGAGCCCGACATGGTGCTCGGCTCCAACCGGGAGCTGCTGGTGCGCGACGTGACGCCGGAGCGCTGTGATCTGGGTGAGTTCGGCCTCAGCTCGGCCGATCTGGGCGGGGGTCTGGCGGTGCCCGTGGTGGACACCCTGATGGCGGCGGTGGACAGCGGCGACAGCCAGTTCAACCTGCGCCTGCTGCCCCCGCTCGGCACGGCCGGCCGCGCCGCCATCGAGCAGGTGCTGGCCACGTTGCGGCAGCAGGCCCGCAGCGCCGACAAGCAGGCGGGCCGCGCCCTGTGGCGCCGCTTCTTTCTGCTGCGGGATGCCTTCGCCGCACTCGGTCCGGCCGCCGTGCTCACCGTGCACCGCAGCCAGGGCAGCACCTTCTCCGAGGTGTTCGTGGATGGCGACGTGTTCTGGCCTGGGGATCCGCTGCTGCGGCGCCAGCTGCTCTACGTGGCGGTGAGCCGCGCCAGCCAGCGGGTGGCCCTGGTGGCCGGCGGTGGCGGTGGTGGTGGTGGCGGTAGAGGTGGCGGGGATGCCCGGCTCTGGCAGCAGTGGCTCTCCAGCTCCTAA
- a CDS encoding divergent PAP2 family protein produces MEMPLAALHDAQPLAALLANSTLWWGLVACGLAQASKLVIELVLHRRWRPAVLLETGGMPSSHSALLTGTTAALGWQQGFADPLFALAAALCFVVLYDASGVRRAAGLTAGRVNQLPEALWPPEPGSADADSSTLSPTPSRRPLKENLGHTRLEVLVGSLLGPAIALPGLVLLGSPLELAHAWGVWLGLG; encoded by the coding sequence ATGGAGATGCCTCTGGCGGCGCTCCACGATGCCCAGCCCCTGGCGGCCCTGCTCGCCAACAGCACCCTCTGGTGGGGGCTGGTGGCCTGCGGGCTGGCCCAGGCGTCCAAGCTGGTGATCGAGCTGGTGCTGCACCGGCGCTGGCGCCCGGCCGTGCTGCTCGAAACGGGCGGCATGCCCTCCAGCCATTCCGCCCTGCTCACGGGCACCACGGCGGCGCTGGGCTGGCAGCAGGGCTTTGCCGATCCGCTGTTCGCCCTGGCGGCCGCGCTCTGCTTCGTGGTGCTCTACGACGCCTCCGGGGTACGGCGGGCCGCCGGGCTCACCGCCGGGCGGGTCAACCAGCTGCCCGAGGCGCTCTGGCCGCCTGAGCCCGGCAGCGCCGATGCCGATTCCTCAACACTGAGCCCAACCCCGAGCCGCAGACCGCTTAAGGAAAACCTCGGCCACACCCGCCTGGAGGTGCTGGTGGGCAGCCTGCTGGGCCCGGCGATCGCTCTGCCCGGGCTGGTGCTGCTGGGCTCGCCCCTGGAGTTGGCCCACGCCTGGGGTGTGTGGCTTGGGCTCGGTTGA
- the crtE gene encoding geranylgeranyl diphosphate synthase CrtE has product MTAAVSTTPGSPADGTGAGPEAGSFDFPAYLEATRLRVETALEASLGPERPESLREAMRYSLLAGGKRLRPILCLAACELAGGDSALAMPTALALEMIHTMSLIHDDLPAMDDDDLRRGRPTNHKVYGEAKAILAGDALLTRAFEMVALRSPQVPAEQLLRVVGELSLASGAPGLVGGQVVDLECEGKDVDLDTLEYIHLHKTGALLRACVLSGALIAGAPAALLGALRTYARGIGLAFQIIDDILDVTASSDVLGKTAGKDLTADKTTYPKLLGLEESRQRAEALVAAAKAALEPFAAEGQAAPLLALADYITSRDR; this is encoded by the coding sequence ATGACCGCGGCGGTGAGCACGACCCCTGGCAGCCCCGCCGACGGCACCGGTGCAGGCCCCGAGGCGGGCAGCTTTGATTTCCCTGCCTATCTGGAGGCGACGCGCCTGCGGGTGGAGACCGCCCTCGAGGCGTCCCTGGGGCCGGAGCGACCCGAATCGCTGCGGGAGGCGATGCGCTACTCGCTGCTGGCGGGCGGCAAGCGGCTGCGGCCGATCCTCTGCCTGGCGGCCTGTGAGCTGGCCGGTGGCGACAGCGCCCTGGCCATGCCCACGGCCCTCGCCCTGGAGATGATCCACACCATGTCGCTGATCCATGACGATCTGCCGGCCATGGACGACGACGACCTGCGCCGGGGGCGGCCCACCAACCACAAGGTGTACGGCGAGGCCAAGGCGATCCTGGCCGGCGACGCCCTGCTCACCCGGGCCTTCGAGATGGTCGCCCTGCGCAGTCCCCAGGTGCCGGCCGAGCAGCTGCTGCGGGTGGTGGGCGAGCTGAGCCTGGCTTCCGGTGCCCCGGGCCTGGTGGGGGGCCAGGTGGTGGATCTGGAGTGTGAGGGCAAGGACGTGGACCTTGACACCCTGGAGTACATCCACCTGCACAAGACCGGCGCCCTGCTGCGGGCCTGCGTGCTCAGCGGCGCCCTGATCGCCGGCGCTCCCGCAGCCCTGCTCGGGGCCCTCCGCACCTACGCCCGCGGCATCGGCCTCGCCTTCCAGATCATCGACGACATCCTCGATGTCACCGCCAGCAGCGACGTGCTCGGCAAGACCGCCGGCAAGGATCTCACCGCCGACAAGACCACCTATCCCAAGCTGCTGGGGCTCGAGGAGTCGCGCCAGCGGGCGGAAGCCCTGGTGGCCGCTGCCAAGGCCGCCCTGGAGCCCTTCGCTGCCGAGGGCCAGGCAGCCCCCCTGCTCGCCCTCGCCGACTACATCACCAGCCGCGACCGATGA
- the folD gene encoding bifunctional methylenetetrahydrofolate dehydrogenase/methenyltetrahydrofolate cyclohydrolase FolD has translation MATRLDGRELAAAIETRLAATIAAHQPRLGRPPGLAVLRVGDDPASGVYVANKEKACGRVGIRSLGAHLPAATEAEQILARIEALNADPAVDGILLQLPLPGGLDAAPLLMALDPAKDADGLHTLNLGRLLKGEPGPRSCTPAGVMALLAQAGVELAGRRAVVVGRSILVGQPMALMLQAADATVTVAHSRTRDLPSLTREAEVLVVAAGRPRMLGAEHVRPGAVVVDVGIHRRPEGGLCGDVIVEQVEPLAAAITPVPGGVGPMTVTMLLVNTVVAWCRRHGHEHGLDDLVP, from the coding sequence ATGGCCACCCGTCTCGATGGGCGTGAGCTCGCCGCCGCGATCGAAACGAGGCTCGCCGCCACCATCGCCGCCCACCAGCCCCGTCTCGGACGTCCCCCCGGCCTGGCGGTGCTCAGGGTGGGCGATGACCCCGCCAGCGGCGTCTACGTGGCCAACAAGGAGAAGGCCTGCGGCCGGGTGGGCATCCGCAGCCTCGGGGCGCACCTGCCGGCGGCCACCGAAGCGGAGCAGATCCTGGCCAGGATCGAGGCCCTCAACGCCGATCCGGCCGTTGACGGCATCCTGTTGCAGCTGCCCCTGCCCGGCGGCCTCGACGCGGCGCCCCTGCTGATGGCCCTCGACCCCGCCAAGGATGCCGATGGTCTGCACACCCTCAACCTCGGCCGCCTGCTCAAAGGGGAGCCCGGCCCGCGCAGCTGCACCCCGGCCGGGGTGATGGCCCTGCTGGCCCAGGCCGGCGTGGAGCTGGCCGGGCGGCGGGCGGTGGTGGTGGGGCGCAGCATCCTGGTGGGCCAGCCCATGGCCCTGATGCTGCAGGCCGCCGATGCCACGGTCACCGTGGCCCACTCCCGCACCCGTGACCTGCCCAGCCTGACCCGCGAGGCCGAGGTGCTGGTGGTGGCGGCGGGCCGCCCCCGCATGCTCGGGGCCGAGCACGTGCGGCCCGGTGCGGTGGTGGTGGATGTGGGCATCCACCGCCGGCCCGAGGGCGGCCTCTGCGGCGATGTGATCGTTGAGCAGGTGGAGCCCCTGGCCGCCGCGATCACGCCGGTGCCGGGGGGAGTGGGCCCGATGACGGTGACCATGCTGCTGGTGAACACCGTGGTGGCCTGGTGCCGCCGCCATGGGCACGAGCATGGGCTGGATGATCTGGTGCCCTGA
- a CDS encoding HDIG domain-containing metalloprotein, translating to MRGRLLTIQIPGRVRSLWRQWLRTERPRQPPACWRGQDSLAVLMVCALVAVLSSWSWLAEPSLRPGMLAPFTVQAPESAEVVDSTALEERRQQMLPRTTVQVVDEEASLRLRAQLGEQLKLMQDQLARARDRVEALPLSDQERLWLRGLSPAQLTAWQAEVSRAQLRMLSQGLAPGVSEGQLLEAASLQLDQLTGLGRNLGARLVVQSLQGQTNLRSDPALSQRRIEALISQQGIPTISVSKGDLVVRQGEVINAQVFDVLDHFGLVNRRPRPLVWLSHFLESLAVTGAMVLLLRRWRSSLEPRQAMLALGTLLAVQGVHLWLGPGASPMVLLVPPTLLLAQGLGTASGLAWLAAATLLWPVPMSGLLGLRLLLAAATAAVAAVTAGRQRSRAELLQLAVLLPGGAVLLQWLLLQGRGQPGQFDLLSEALLLAGLLMAGLLLAPLVETFFGLMTRTRLLELADLERPLLRRLSCEAPGTFEHTLMIAGLAEEGARSIGADVDLVRTGALYHDVGKLHGPQWFIENQEEGANPHDTLDDPYASAAILQAHVDEGLKLARRYRLPRPLADFIPEHQGTLKMGYFLHHARERDGSVREADFRYRGPTPRSRETAILMLADGCEAALRSLPPGTNEHEARTMVRRILEARQRDGQLAGSGISRAELELLIRAFVRVWKRMRHRRIPYPIPARKAFSA from the coding sequence ATGCGTGGCCGGCTGTTGACGATCCAGATCCCCGGCCGGGTGCGCAGCCTGTGGCGCCAGTGGCTGCGCACCGAACGACCCCGCCAGCCACCCGCCTGCTGGCGGGGTCAGGACAGTCTCGCGGTGCTGATGGTGTGTGCCCTGGTGGCGGTGCTGAGCAGTTGGTCGTGGCTGGCGGAGCCGAGCCTGCGCCCAGGCATGCTCGCCCCGTTCACGGTGCAGGCGCCCGAATCGGCCGAGGTGGTGGACAGCACCGCCCTGGAGGAGCGGCGCCAGCAGATGCTGCCCCGCACCACCGTCCAGGTGGTGGATGAGGAGGCCAGCCTGCGTCTGCGCGCCCAGCTGGGCGAACAGCTCAAGCTGATGCAAGACCAACTGGCTCGCGCCCGGGACCGGGTGGAGGCCCTGCCGCTCAGCGACCAGGAACGCCTCTGGCTGCGGGGGCTCAGCCCGGCCCAGCTCACCGCCTGGCAGGCAGAGGTGAGCCGGGCCCAGCTGCGCATGCTCAGCCAGGGGCTGGCGCCGGGAGTTTCCGAAGGCCAGCTGCTGGAGGCCGCCTCCTTGCAGCTGGATCAGCTCACCGGGCTGGGGCGCAACCTCGGCGCCCGGCTGGTGGTGCAGAGCCTGCAGGGCCAGACCAACCTGCGCAGCGACCCAGCCCTCAGCCAACGCCGCATCGAGGCGTTGATCAGCCAGCAGGGCATCCCCACGATCAGCGTCAGCAAGGGCGACCTGGTGGTGCGGCAGGGGGAGGTGATCAACGCCCAGGTGTTCGACGTGCTCGACCATTTCGGCCTGGTCAACCGCCGGCCCAGGCCGCTGGTGTGGCTGAGCCACTTCCTCGAGAGCCTGGCCGTCACCGGCGCCATGGTGCTGCTGCTGCGCCGCTGGCGCTCCAGCCTCGAGCCGCGCCAGGCGATGCTCGCCCTGGGCACCCTGCTGGCGGTGCAGGGGGTGCATCTCTGGCTCGGCCCGGGCGCCAGCCCGATGGTGCTGCTGGTGCCGCCCACCCTGCTGCTCGCCCAGGGCCTGGGCACCGCCAGCGGCCTGGCCTGGCTGGCGGCGGCCACCCTGCTCTGGCCGGTGCCGATGAGCGGTCTGCTGGGCCTGCGGCTGCTGCTGGCAGCGGCCACGGCGGCGGTGGCGGCGGTGACCGCCGGCCGCCAGCGCAGCCGGGCCGAGCTGCTGCAGCTGGCCGTGCTGCTGCCGGGCGGGGCGGTGCTGCTGCAGTGGCTGCTGCTGCAGGGCCGGGGCCAGCCGGGGCAGTTCGACCTGCTCAGTGAAGCTCTGCTGCTGGCGGGGCTGCTGATGGCGGGCCTGCTGCTGGCCCCCCTGGTGGAGACCTTCTTCGGACTGATGACCCGCACCCGGCTGCTGGAACTGGCCGACCTGGAGCGGCCCCTGCTGCGCCGGCTCTCCTGCGAGGCGCCCGGCACCTTCGAGCACACCCTGATGATCGCCGGCCTGGCCGAGGAGGGGGCCCGCAGCATCGGTGCCGACGTGGATCTGGTGCGCACCGGGGCGCTGTATCACGACGTGGGCAAGCTGCACGGACCCCAGTGGTTCATCGAAAACCAGGAGGAGGGGGCCAACCCCCATGACACCCTCGATGACCCCTACGCCAGCGCCGCCATCCTGCAGGCCCATGTGGATGAAGGCCTGAAGCTGGCCCGGCGCTACCGGCTGCCGCGGCCCCTGGCGGACTTCATCCCCGAGCATCAGGGCACGCTGAAGATGGGCTACTTCCTGCACCATGCCCGCGAACGCGACGGCTCAGTTCGGGAGGCCGATTTCCGCTACCGCGGCCCCACCCCCCGCAGCCGCGAAACGGCGATCCTGATGCTCGCCGACGGCTGTGAAGCCGCCCTGCGCTCCCTGCCGCCCGGCACTAATGAACACGAAGCGCGCACGATGGTGCGCCGCATCCTGGAAGCGCGGCAGCGGGACGGCCAGTTGGCGGGCAGCGGCATCAGCCGCGCCGAGCTGGAGCTGCTGATCCGGGCCTTCGTACGGGTGTGGAAGCGCATGCGCCACCGCCGCATCCCCTATCCGATTCCCGCCCGCAAGGCCTTCAGTGCCTGA
- a CDS encoding peptide ligase PGM1-related protein — MTALSFVELQRQLQPSWGHTAGGMGPEVDVLLVPSLSMDQSQMALVTGSHHYEERQLFALIGLRHPGVRMVYASSKPLAELVVDAVLELLPGVPTSHARRRLHLFDTDDASGRPLTAKLLERPALLARIGELLRPGRSFISCFVVSELERELSERLQVPLLGTSPHLLQWGSKAGSRALFRRCGVPHPPGSERVFDLASLAEATADLWEQHPGLERCVVKLNEGFSGEGNALLELAPLQLQEHSAPQRRQLLRQALEQLPMPAPAWRELMARQGALVEAWLQGGEALRSPSVQGIIHPGADGRPGAVEVLSTHEQVLGGPSGQTYLGCSFPASEDYRRELMAHGLAIGRALAAEGALERYAVDFIARRFGARWELQAIEINLRQGGTTHPYMALHAITSGRLDPADGLYRSPTGAALHYRATDNFCAAQLRGLLPIDLIDIVAEAGLHYDPAQLRGSVFHLLGCLSEYGKLGMTCIGRSAAEAEAVYRATEQRLVEAAAERHGVAVDAH; from the coding sequence ATGACGGCACTCAGCTTCGTGGAGCTGCAGCGGCAGCTGCAGCCCTCCTGGGGCCACACCGCCGGCGGCATGGGCCCGGAGGTGGACGTGCTGCTGGTGCCCTCGCTCTCGATGGACCAGAGCCAGATGGCCCTGGTCACGGGGTCGCACCACTACGAGGAGCGCCAGCTGTTCGCCCTGATCGGGCTGCGCCACCCGGGGGTGCGCATGGTGTATGCCAGCAGCAAGCCCCTGGCCGAGCTGGTGGTGGATGCGGTGCTGGAGCTGCTGCCGGGGGTGCCCACCTCCCACGCCCGCCGCCGCCTGCACCTGTTCGACACCGACGACGCCTCGGGCCGCCCCCTCACCGCCAAGCTGCTGGAGCGGCCCGCCCTGCTGGCCCGCATCGGCGAACTGCTGCGGCCGGGCCGCAGTTTCATCAGCTGTTTCGTGGTGAGCGAGCTGGAACGGGAGCTGTCGGAGCGCCTGCAGGTGCCGCTGCTGGGCACCTCCCCCCACCTGCTGCAGTGGGGCAGCAAGGCCGGCAGCCGTGCCCTGTTTCGGCGTTGCGGTGTGCCCCACCCGCCCGGCAGCGAGCGGGTGTTCGACCTGGCCAGCCTGGCGGAGGCCACAGCCGACCTCTGGGAGCAGCATCCCGGGCTGGAGCGCTGCGTGGTGAAGCTCAACGAGGGCTTCAGCGGCGAGGGCAACGCCCTGCTGGAGCTGGCCCCACTGCAGCTTCAGGAGCACTCAGCGCCACAGCGGCGGCAGCTGCTGCGCCAGGCGCTGGAGCAGCTGCCGATGCCGGCGCCCGCCTGGCGGGAGCTGATGGCCCGCCAGGGCGCCCTGGTGGAGGCCTGGCTGCAGGGGGGTGAGGCCCTGCGCTCCCCCAGCGTTCAGGGGATCATCCATCCGGGGGCGGACGGACGCCCCGGCGCCGTGGAGGTGCTCTCCACCCATGAGCAGGTGCTGGGGGGGCCGAGCGGCCAGACCTACCTGGGCTGCAGCTTCCCCGCCAGCGAGGACTACCGCCGCGAGCTGATGGCCCATGGGCTGGCCATCGGCCGGGCCCTGGCGGCCGAGGGAGCCCTGGAACGCTATGCCGTGGACTTCATCGCCCGGCGTTTCGGCGCACGATGGGAGCTGCAGGCGATCGAGATCAACCTGCGCCAGGGGGGCACCACACACCCCTACATGGCCCTGCACGCCATCACCAGCGGCCGGCTCGACCCCGCCGACGGGCTCTACCGCTCCCCCACCGGCGCCGCGCTGCACTACCGGGCCACCGATAACTTCTGCGCAGCCCAGCTGCGCGGCCTGCTGCCGATCGACCTGATCGACATCGTGGCGGAAGCGGGCCTGCACTACGACCCGGCCCAGCTGCGCGGCAGTGTGTTCCACCTGCTGGGCTGCCTCTCGGAGTACGGCAAGCTCGGCATGACCTGCATCGGCCGCAGTGCGGCGGAGGCGGAAGCGGTGTACCGGGCCACCGAGCAGCGGCTGGTGGAGGCCGCCGCTGAGCGCCATGGAGTTGCTGTTGATGCGCACTAA